A genomic window from Blastocatellia bacterium includes:
- a CDS encoding LUD domain-containing protein: MSALIPQLHHPPSSSSVIFITGPSRTADIEQTLTVGVHGPKELHVLLLE, from the coding sequence GTGAGTGCCCTCATCCCACAGCTCCACCATCCGCCGTCGAGCAGCAGCGTGATCTTCATCACCGGTCCCAGCCGCACCGCCGATATTGAACAAACGCTCACGGTCGGTGTGCACGGGCCGAAAGAACTGCATGTTCTGCTGCTCGAGTGA